The Mycolicibacterium mageritense genome contains a region encoding:
- a CDS encoding O-acetylhomoserine aminocarboxypropyltransferase/cysteine synthase family protein produces MTDRTFGLATRAIHAGQRPDAATGARVTPIYANAGFVFTDTDDAANLFALQKYGNIYSRIANPTVAAFEECIASLEGGLGAVATASGLAAQFAVFAALTGAGDHIVSAASLYGGTVTQLDVSLRRFGVDTTFVAGTDRADYAAAITERTRLVYAEVIANPSGEIADLAGLAAVAHDAGLPLVVDATVATPALCRPIEHGADIVVHSATKFLGGHGTTLGGVVVDAGRFDWGSGKFPQLTEPVASYGGLSWWGNFGEYGFLTKLRSEQLRDLGATLAPQSAFQLLQGVQTLPQRMAAHIANTRAVAQWLEADPRVSYVRWAGLPSHPHHDRAARYLPDGPGAVFAFGVEGGRAADERFINSVQLASHLANIGDVRTLVIHPASTTHRQLTDGQLHTAGVGPELVRISVGIEDADDIIWDLDQALGGSE; encoded by the coding sequence GTGACTGACCGCACCTTCGGCCTGGCCACCCGTGCCATCCATGCGGGCCAACGGCCCGACGCCGCGACCGGCGCCCGCGTGACCCCGATCTACGCCAACGCCGGTTTCGTGTTCACCGATACCGACGACGCCGCCAACCTGTTCGCGCTACAGAAGTACGGCAACATCTACAGCCGGATCGCCAACCCCACTGTCGCGGCGTTCGAGGAGTGCATCGCCAGCCTGGAGGGCGGACTCGGTGCGGTGGCCACCGCGAGCGGACTGGCCGCACAGTTCGCGGTGTTCGCGGCGCTGACCGGGGCGGGCGACCACATCGTGTCGGCCGCAAGCCTCTACGGCGGCACTGTCACCCAACTCGACGTGTCGCTGCGCCGGTTCGGCGTGGACACCACATTCGTCGCGGGCACCGATCGTGCCGATTACGCGGCGGCCATCACCGAGCGCACCCGACTGGTGTACGCAGAGGTGATCGCCAACCCGTCCGGCGAGATCGCCGACCTGGCGGGGCTCGCCGCCGTCGCGCACGACGCGGGGCTGCCGCTCGTGGTCGACGCCACGGTCGCCACACCGGCGCTGTGCCGGCCCATCGAACACGGCGCCGACATCGTGGTCCATTCCGCCACGAAGTTTCTCGGCGGCCACGGCACCACGTTGGGCGGCGTGGTGGTCGATGCCGGTCGATTCGATTGGGGCTCAGGCAAATTCCCTCAGCTGACCGAGCCGGTCGCGTCGTACGGCGGGTTGAGCTGGTGGGGCAACTTCGGCGAGTACGGTTTTCTCACCAAGCTGCGCAGTGAACAACTGCGCGATCTCGGTGCCACGCTGGCACCGCAGTCGGCGTTCCAGCTGTTGCAGGGCGTGCAGACACTGCCGCAGCGGATGGCCGCGCACATCGCCAACACCCGGGCCGTCGCGCAGTGGCTGGAGGCCGATCCTCGCGTGAGCTACGTGCGCTGGGCAGGCCTGCCGTCGCACCCGCATCACGACCGCGCCGCGCGCTACCTGCCCGACGGGCCGGGTGCGGTGTTCGCTTTCGGCGTCGAGGGTGGCCGCGCCGCGGACGAGCGGTTCATCAACTCGGTACAACTGGCGAGCCACCTGGCCAACATCGGCGACGTCCGCACCCTGGTGATCCACCCGGCCAGCACCACGCACCGGCAGCTCACCGACGGCCAGTTGCACACCGCGGGCGTCGGCCCGGAGCTGGTGCGGATCAGCGTGGGCATCGAGGATGCCGACGACATCATCTGGGATCTGGACCAGGCCCTCGGAGGCAGCGAATGA
- a CDS encoding CoA-binding protein, giving the protein MTDALTRQRILRETRSVAIVGASANPSRASYFVWTYLKSTTDYDIYLVNPTISAIEGTAVYPSLAELPVVPDLVDVFRRHDDLPGVLDETLAVGAKTLWLQLGLRHDQVVRDGQSAGLQVVADRCLKIEHARFAGGLHLAGFNTGVIDSRRP; this is encoded by the coding sequence ATGACTGACGCCCTGACCCGCCAGCGCATCCTGCGCGAGACCCGCTCGGTCGCGATCGTGGGGGCCTCGGCCAACCCGTCACGAGCCAGCTACTTCGTCTGGACGTACCTCAAGTCGACCACCGACTACGACATCTATCTGGTGAACCCGACCATCAGCGCCATCGAGGGCACCGCGGTCTATCCGAGCCTGGCCGAGCTGCCCGTGGTGCCGGACCTGGTCGACGTGTTCCGCCGCCATGACGATCTGCCCGGGGTGCTCGACGAGACCCTCGCGGTCGGGGCCAAGACGCTGTGGTTGCAGCTGGGCCTGCGCCACGACCAAGTGGTGCGCGACGGCCAATCGGCGGGCCTGCAGGTGGTGGCCGACCGCTGCCTCAAGATCGAGCACGCACGTTTCGCCGGCGGCCTGCACCTGGCCGGCTTCAACACCGGGGTGATCGACTCGCGTCGGCCCTGA
- a CDS encoding M13 family metallopeptidase, with the protein MTVEALRSGIDLSHVDSHARPQDDLFGHVNGRWLTDYEIPADRATDGAFRSLYDRAEEQIRDLITQAAAAGAAKGTDEQRIGDLYASFMDEATVAARGLQPLLDELSLIDAAETPDALAAVLGGLQRTGVGGGAGVYVDTDSKNSSRYLLHVGQSGIGLPDESYYRDEQHAEILAEYPKHIARMFALVYGGDQAETAERIVALEAKLAAAHWDVVKRRDADLTYNLRTFADLPADAPGFDWTGWVHALGTTPETVAELVVRQPDYLSAFAALWSSEDLEDWKAWARWRVIHSRAGLLTDDLVAEDFAFYGRTLSGTEQIRDRWKRAVSVVENLMGDALGKLYVAQYFPPEAKARMDELVANLREAYRVSINKLDWMTPETRAKALAKLDKFTPKIGYPARWRDYSALEIERDDLYGNYRRGHVVSSDRELDKLGGPVDRDEWFMTPQTVNAYYNPGMNEIVFPAAILQPPFFDANADDAANYGGIGAVIGHEIGHGFDDQGAKYDGDGNLVDWWTDADRAEFGLRTKALIDQYEKFTPRGLDPSHHVNGAFTVGENIGDLGGLSIALLAYELSLKGEEAPVIDGLTGVQRVYFGWAQVWRTKSREAEAIRRLAVDPHSPPEFRCNGVIRNIDSFYEAFDVSESDELYLEPEQRVRIWN; encoded by the coding sequence GTGACGGTAGAAGCTCTCCGCTCGGGCATTGACCTGAGCCATGTCGACTCCCACGCCCGCCCCCAGGACGACCTGTTCGGCCACGTGAACGGCCGTTGGTTGACCGACTACGAGATCCCCGCCGACCGCGCGACCGACGGCGCCTTCCGGTCTCTCTACGACCGCGCCGAAGAGCAGATCCGCGACCTGATCACCCAGGCCGCTGCCGCGGGCGCCGCCAAGGGCACCGACGAGCAGCGCATCGGCGACCTGTACGCCAGCTTCATGGACGAGGCCACGGTTGCCGCGCGGGGCCTGCAACCCCTGCTCGACGAGTTGAGTCTCATCGATGCGGCCGAGACGCCGGATGCGCTGGCCGCGGTGCTCGGCGGCCTGCAGCGCACCGGTGTGGGCGGCGGGGCCGGTGTCTACGTCGACACCGATTCCAAGAACTCGTCGCGCTACCTGCTGCACGTCGGCCAGTCCGGCATCGGGCTGCCCGACGAGTCGTACTACCGCGACGAGCAGCACGCAGAGATCCTCGCCGAGTACCCCAAGCACATCGCGCGGATGTTCGCGCTCGTCTACGGCGGGGACCAGGCCGAGACCGCGGAACGGATCGTGGCGCTGGAGGCCAAGCTGGCCGCCGCGCACTGGGACGTCGTGAAGCGGCGCGACGCCGACCTGACCTACAACCTGCGCACGTTCGCCGACCTGCCCGCCGACGCCCCCGGCTTCGACTGGACCGGATGGGTGCACGCGCTGGGCACGACGCCCGAGACCGTGGCCGAACTCGTGGTCCGCCAACCCGACTACCTGAGCGCGTTCGCGGCCCTGTGGTCGAGCGAGGATCTCGAGGACTGGAAGGCCTGGGCCAGGTGGCGCGTCATCCACTCCCGCGCCGGCCTGCTCACCGACGACCTGGTCGCCGAGGATTTCGCGTTCTACGGCCGCACGCTGTCGGGCACCGAGCAGATCCGCGACCGCTGGAAGCGCGCGGTGTCGGTCGTCGAGAACCTCATGGGCGATGCGCTGGGCAAACTCTATGTCGCACAGTATTTCCCGCCCGAGGCCAAGGCCCGCATGGACGAGCTGGTCGCCAACCTGCGCGAGGCCTACCGGGTCAGCATCAACAAGCTCGACTGGATGACCCCGGAGACCCGGGCCAAGGCGCTGGCCAAGCTGGACAAGTTCACGCCGAAGATCGGCTATCCGGCACGCTGGCGTGATTACTCGGCGTTGGAGATCGAGCGCGACGATCTGTACGGCAACTACCGCCGCGGTCATGTCGTGAGCTCTGACCGCGAGCTGGACAAGCTCGGCGGCCCCGTCGACCGCGACGAATGGTTCATGACGCCGCAGACCGTCAACGCCTACTACAACCCGGGGATGAACGAAATCGTGTTCCCCGCAGCTATTCTGCAGCCGCCATTCTTCGACGCGAACGCCGACGACGCTGCCAACTACGGCGGCATCGGCGCGGTGATCGGCCATGAGATCGGGCACGGTTTCGATGATCAGGGCGCAAAGTACGATGGCGACGGCAACCTGGTGGATTGGTGGACCGACGCCGACCGGGCCGAATTCGGGCTGCGCACAAAGGCTCTCATCGACCAGTATGAGAAGTTCACGCCGCGTGGGCTCGACCCGTCACACCACGTGAACGGCGCCTTCACGGTGGGTGAGAACATCGGCGATCTCGGTGGGTTGTCCATCGCACTGCTGGCCTATGAGCTCTCACTCAAGGGCGAGGAAGCGCCGGTGATCGACGGGCTGACCGGCGTGCAGCGGGTCTACTTCGGCTGGGCTCAGGTGTGGCGCACCAAATCCCGCGAGGCAGAGGCGATCCGGCGACTGGCCGTCGATCCGCATTCGCCGCCGGAGTTCCGGTGCAACGGCGTGATCCGCAACATCGACTCCTTCTACGAGGCGTTCGACGTGTCGGAGTCCGACGAGCTGTACCTGGAACCCGAGCAACGCGTGCGCATCTGGAACTGA
- a CDS encoding sugar phosphate isomerase/epimerase family protein: MKIALDPTPFHHSHSLLEFPRVVAELGYEWLQLTPHRDFIPFFNHPRADDALVAAFRKACVEAGVGIASVLPVLRWSSPDPDAREAAVRYWKRVIEITVDLGVNVINTEFSGRPEQAEESERAFFRSMEELLPIFEREGIDVRIDPHPDDFVEDGVEAVRIIRGLNSPNVGFVFVACHAFHMGANMAEIMAAAGERLRLVHVADTMDHRASHGLRYITNPPGNPVRVHQHLKIGDGDIDWDEFFAGLAGLGFYDRDDTVMVSSVFAENENAAEVSRYQLATMTDYVTKYR, translated from the coding sequence ATGAAGATTGCGTTGGATCCGACGCCGTTTCATCATTCGCATTCGTTGTTGGAGTTTCCGCGGGTGGTGGCGGAGTTGGGGTATGAGTGGTTGCAGTTGACGCCGCATCGGGATTTCATTCCGTTCTTCAACCATCCCCGCGCCGATGATGCTCTGGTGGCGGCGTTCCGTAAGGCGTGTGTCGAGGCGGGGGTGGGGATCGCGTCGGTGTTGCCGGTGTTGCGGTGGTCGAGTCCGGATCCGGATGCCCGGGAGGCGGCGGTGCGTTACTGGAAGCGCGTCATCGAGATTACGGTGGATCTCGGGGTCAATGTGATCAACACCGAGTTCTCGGGGCGCCCGGAGCAGGCCGAGGAGTCTGAGCGGGCGTTCTTCCGGTCCATGGAGGAGTTGTTGCCGATCTTCGAGCGTGAGGGCATCGATGTGCGTATCGATCCGCATCCCGACGATTTCGTCGAGGACGGTGTGGAGGCCGTGCGGATCATCCGGGGGTTGAATTCGCCGAATGTGGGCTTTGTGTTTGTCGCGTGCCACGCTTTCCACATGGGGGCGAACATGGCCGAGATCATGGCCGCGGCGGGGGAGCGGTTGCGGTTGGTGCATGTGGCCGACACGATGGATCATCGTGCGTCGCATGGGTTGCGCTACATCACCAATCCGCCGGGTAATCCGGTGCGGGTGCATCAGCATCTCAAGATCGGTGATGGGGACATCGACTGGGACGAGTTCTTCGCCGGCTTGGCGGGGTTGGGGTTTTATGATCGTGATGACACGGTGATGGTGTCGAGTGTGTTCGCGGAGAACGAGAACGCCGCGGAGGTGTCGCGTTACCAGTTGGCCACCATGACCGATTACGTGACGAAGTACCGCTAG
- a CDS encoding sugar ABC transporter substrate-binding protein, which produces MKAPRFAAALAAVVIVLSACSSTGGKPRTSGDGMSAGQADTPRFTVAMVTHGPPGDTFWDLVRKGAETAAAKDNIELKYSAELQGPDQANLVQNAVDSKVDAIAVTLARPEALTGAVQRAVADGIPVVALNAGIDAWKAAGARAFFGQDEKVSGIAAGKRLAADGAKNVVCVIQDQGNIALESRCAGVASGYGGHIETLNVNGTDMPSVQSTITAKLRQDPSVDYVVTLGAPIAITATDAIATAGSTAKVATFDTNAALVDAIKGGKVQWAIDQQPFLQGYLAIDALWLYLNNGNVIGGGEPTLTGPAFIDVTNIDAVADYAKRGTR; this is translated from the coding sequence ATGAAAGCTCCAAGGTTCGCAGCTGCTCTGGCCGCCGTCGTCATCGTGCTGAGCGCTTGCTCGTCGACCGGCGGCAAACCCCGCACCTCCGGCGACGGTATGTCCGCGGGACAAGCCGACACCCCGCGGTTCACCGTCGCCATGGTCACGCACGGCCCGCCCGGCGACACGTTCTGGGATCTCGTGCGCAAGGGCGCCGAAACCGCGGCCGCCAAGGACAACATCGAGCTCAAGTACTCGGCCGAACTGCAGGGCCCCGATCAAGCAAACCTCGTGCAGAACGCGGTCGACAGTAAGGTCGACGCGATCGCGGTGACGCTCGCACGGCCTGAGGCCTTGACCGGGGCGGTACAGCGAGCGGTCGCCGACGGCATCCCGGTGGTTGCCTTGAACGCCGGCATCGACGCTTGGAAGGCTGCCGGCGCCAGGGCCTTCTTCGGTCAGGACGAGAAGGTCTCCGGGATCGCGGCAGGTAAGCGACTCGCGGCGGACGGCGCCAAGAACGTCGTCTGCGTCATCCAGGACCAGGGCAACATCGCTCTCGAATCCCGGTGTGCGGGTGTGGCTTCCGGCTACGGAGGGCACATCGAGACGCTCAACGTCAACGGAACCGACATGCCGTCGGTGCAATCGACGATCACCGCCAAGCTGCGGCAGGATCCGTCCGTCGACTACGTCGTCACGTTGGGCGCGCCGATCGCGATCACCGCCACGGATGCCATCGCGACCGCGGGCAGCACCGCGAAAGTCGCCACGTTCGACACCAATGCCGCATTGGTCGACGCCATCAAGGGCGGCAAGGTGCAATGGGCCATCGACCAACAACCGTTCCTGCAGGGATATCTCGCCATCGACGCACTCTGGCTCTACCTCAACAACGGCAACGTGATCGGTGGCGGCGAGCCCACGCTCACCGGGCCCGCATTCATCGACGTGACCAACATCGACGCTGTTGCCGACTACGCAAAGAGAGGGACACGATGA
- a CDS encoding sugar phosphate isomerase/epimerase family protein — translation MKLGVYTAILHALPLRETLETIASLGLTGAEINAGGFLPAPHLPVADLLSGAVTPQRYLSEFDGTGVSIAGLNCNGNPLHPDPEVGPEDAKDLRNAIRVAGLLGVDRVVTMSGLPQAHPGGQWPAWHVNTWDSGYLDSLDYQWDEVAVPFWTEIDALARENGVKVAIEMHPQNLVFNPPTLKRLVERTGATNVGAEMDPSHLFWQGIDPIAAIDWLGPLVFHAAAKDTRINDNCRIYGVLDERFARIPLDQNPTGLGGKHVVNKWPEDSAWDFVAVGRGHDTDFWARFLQALERVDPDMWVNIEHEDVGFGPLEGLQVAAETLKAANSTIVG, via the coding sequence ATGAAACTGGGTGTCTATACTGCCATCCTGCATGCCCTGCCTCTGCGTGAAACGTTGGAGACCATCGCATCGCTCGGGCTGACCGGGGCCGAGATCAACGCGGGCGGCTTCCTGCCTGCGCCGCACCTGCCCGTGGCCGACCTGCTGTCCGGTGCGGTGACCCCTCAGCGGTACCTGTCCGAGTTCGACGGCACCGGTGTCTCGATCGCCGGGCTGAACTGCAACGGCAACCCGTTGCACCCTGACCCTGAGGTCGGACCCGAGGACGCCAAAGACCTGCGCAACGCCATCCGGGTCGCGGGGCTGCTCGGGGTGGACCGCGTGGTCACGATGTCCGGTCTGCCCCAAGCGCATCCGGGTGGTCAGTGGCCCGCGTGGCACGTCAACACATGGGACTCCGGCTACCTCGACTCGCTGGACTACCAGTGGGATGAAGTCGCGGTCCCGTTCTGGACCGAGATCGACGCGCTCGCCCGGGAGAACGGTGTCAAGGTCGCCATCGAGATGCACCCGCAGAACCTGGTGTTCAATCCGCCGACGCTCAAGCGTCTCGTCGAGCGCACCGGCGCCACCAACGTAGGTGCCGAGATGGATCCATCGCACCTGTTCTGGCAGGGCATCGACCCGATCGCCGCAATCGACTGGCTCGGTCCGCTGGTGTTCCACGCGGCGGCCAAGGACACCCGGATCAACGACAACTGCAGGATCTACGGTGTCCTCGATGAGCGGTTCGCGCGAATTCCGTTGGACCAAAACCCTACTGGGCTCGGCGGCAAGCACGTGGTCAACAAGTGGCCTGAAGACTCGGCATGGGACTTCGTGGCTGTCGGGCGCGGCCACGACACTGACTTCTGGGCGCGGTTCCTGCAGGCGCTGGAGCGGGTGGACCCCGACATGTGGGTCAACATCGAGCACGAAGACGTCGGGTTCGGCCCTCTGGAGGGGTTGCAGGTCGCCGCCGAAACCCTCAAGGCCGCCAACTCCACGATCGTCGGCTGA
- a CDS encoding Gfo/Idh/MocA family protein, with translation MTYQPIGVAVIGGGMAGRAHAAGYRTASTLFGTDRPEVRLVAIADTNIAVADDTAKRFGYDRAEYDWRAIAEAPDIDAVSVVVANHLHREIVEGLLAAGKHVLCEKPLAGSLADAEAMVAAAERSDRVTAVGYTYRRSPAVEQIRRELAAGTLGELVHFNGHYWCDYALDPTAPITWRYRGGPGSGALADVGSHLIDLSEFLCGPVVEVAGAVFATLVTERPVPIGVTYGHTKAVVTDEMARVENEDVATFTATFANGAVGTFSASRVAHDLPDGLGFELFASAGSASWNLHRPGEFGISTAESRAELAGPRRIIVGPGHPYIRGGLPMDAGGVGHGVADLFAYQTRAFLDQIAGIGDLGPLPGFDAGLHGLRVVSAVAESARSGGNTVKVV, from the coding sequence GTGACCTATCAGCCGATCGGTGTCGCCGTGATCGGTGGCGGTATGGCCGGGCGGGCGCACGCCGCCGGGTATCGCACCGCGTCAACGCTGTTCGGAACCGACCGGCCGGAGGTGCGGCTGGTGGCGATCGCTGACACCAACATCGCGGTGGCCGACGACACCGCGAAGCGCTTCGGCTATGACCGGGCCGAGTACGACTGGCGCGCGATCGCCGAGGCGCCCGACATCGATGCGGTGAGCGTGGTGGTCGCCAACCACCTGCACCGCGAGATCGTCGAAGGTCTCCTGGCTGCGGGCAAGCATGTGCTGTGCGAAAAGCCTTTGGCGGGAAGCCTTGCCGATGCAGAGGCCATGGTCGCGGCGGCCGAACGGTCGGACCGGGTCACCGCGGTCGGTTACACCTACCGCCGCTCGCCTGCGGTCGAGCAGATCCGCCGCGAGCTTGCCGCGGGAACTCTGGGCGAGCTCGTGCATTTCAACGGCCACTACTGGTGCGACTACGCGCTGGACCCGACTGCCCCGATCACCTGGCGGTACCGCGGCGGGCCTGGCAGTGGAGCGCTCGCCGACGTGGGCAGCCACCTGATCGACTTGAGCGAATTCCTGTGCGGGCCAGTCGTCGAGGTTGCTGGTGCTGTGTTCGCCACACTGGTCACGGAACGTCCTGTGCCGATCGGGGTCACCTACGGGCACACCAAGGCCGTCGTGACCGACGAGATGGCTCGGGTGGAGAACGAGGACGTCGCCACCTTCACGGCCACGTTCGCCAACGGCGCGGTCGGTACCTTCTCGGCCTCGCGTGTCGCGCACGACCTGCCCGACGGGCTGGGCTTCGAACTGTTCGCCTCGGCGGGGTCGGCGTCGTGGAACCTGCACCGCCCCGGCGAATTCGGCATCTCGACCGCCGAAAGTCGTGCCGAACTGGCCGGGCCGCGACGGATCATCGTCGGACCCGGCCACCCGTATATCCGCGGCGGTCTGCCGATGGACGCCGGTGGTGTCGGGCACGGAGTCGCCGACCTGTTCGCGTACCAGACTCGCGCCTTCTTGGACCAGATCGCCGGGATCGGCGACCTTGGTCCACTGCCCGGCTTCGACGCAGGCCTGCACGGGTTGCGCGTCGTCTCCGCCGTCGCCGAATCTGCCCGTTCGGGCGGCAACACTGTCAAAGTCGTTTGA
- a CDS encoding LacI family DNA-binding transcriptional regulator, with product MPTNRDRPTMQDVADRVGVSKALVSLVFRNAQGPSAETRQRVLAAADELGYQVNRAAALMTAKRTHLIGVVANIRSPFHTELVEDIVAEADAAGYEVVLGAVTPTHPESAVLETLLSFRCEALILLGPELGETKLADLAERVPVVVVGRRTSCPAVDVVRTADARGIGKVVDHLVTLGHRRISHLGGGSGTIPADRKAGYLRAMKRHGLTDESDVIDGDLTENSGIAAARLLLERARRPTAVVAANDQSAIGLLDQLLRAGIQVPRDISVAGYDDSVLARLAHIDMTTVSQEPRQQAESAVKAVVGRLDNGRTERLDVVLEPRLVLRRTTG from the coding sequence ATGCCCACCAACCGCGACCGGCCGACCATGCAGGACGTCGCCGACCGGGTCGGCGTCTCGAAAGCGTTGGTGTCGCTGGTGTTCCGCAACGCACAGGGGCCCAGCGCCGAGACGCGGCAGCGCGTGCTGGCCGCGGCCGACGAGCTGGGCTATCAGGTCAACCGGGCGGCCGCGCTCATGACGGCGAAGCGCACACACCTCATCGGCGTCGTCGCCAATATCCGCAGCCCATTTCATACTGAGCTGGTCGAGGACATCGTCGCCGAGGCCGACGCCGCCGGCTACGAAGTCGTGCTCGGGGCGGTCACGCCGACCCACCCGGAATCGGCCGTCCTGGAAACGCTGCTCAGTTTCCGGTGTGAGGCGTTGATCCTGCTCGGGCCCGAACTCGGCGAGACCAAGCTCGCTGATCTGGCCGAGCGAGTGCCCGTTGTGGTGGTGGGCCGGCGTACCTCATGCCCCGCGGTGGACGTGGTCCGCACCGCCGACGCCCGCGGCATCGGCAAGGTGGTGGATCATCTGGTGACACTAGGGCACCGCCGCATCAGTCACCTGGGCGGCGGGTCGGGCACCATCCCCGCCGACCGCAAAGCCGGGTACCTGCGGGCCATGAAACGGCACGGGCTAACCGACGAGAGCGACGTCATCGACGGGGATCTCACCGAGAACTCCGGTATTGCAGCGGCGCGCCTGCTGCTGGAGCGCGCGCGACGACCCACAGCAGTCGTCGCGGCCAACGACCAGAGCGCCATCGGACTACTCGACCAGTTGCTGCGCGCCGGAATTCAGGTGCCCCGCGACATCTCGGTCGCCGGCTACGACGACAGCGTGCTGGCCCGGCTGGCCCACATCGACATGACAACCGTCAGCCAGGAACCCAGACAGCAGGCTGAAAGCGCCGTCAAAGCTGTTGTGGGACGGCTCGACAACGGCCGCACCGAGCGGCTCGACGTGGTGCTCGAACCACGGCTGGTGCTGCGCCGCACCACCGGATAA
- a CDS encoding L,D-transpeptidase, protein MPKPAKRRLITVLMTAGLLGGMVLTSPSAFADPDVPPPPVPVDPAAPDPLAPPMPQDPVALPPVADPLAPPAADPATPAPVVNYGAPAVIPEGTPAGQNPTPFTGEPPFLPPKFINPVNGSMVGVAKPIYIEFQRPIANRKMAEDAIHISSNPPVPGRFYWVTDTQVRWRPQDFWPSNTVVNIDAAGTKSSFRVGDYLVATVDDKTHQMEIMRNGKLEKTFPVSMGKPDGKHETKNGTYYVLEKFPDIIMDSATYGVPNTSPEGYKLKVQDAVRIDNSGIFVHSAPWSVGDQGKRNVSHGCINLSPANAQWFYDNFGSGDPVVIKNSVGLYNAPDGASDWQMF, encoded by the coding sequence ATGCCGAAACCGGCAAAACGCAGGCTGATCACCGTCTTGATGACGGCCGGATTGCTCGGCGGAATGGTGCTGACCAGCCCGTCCGCCTTCGCGGACCCTGACGTGCCGCCGCCACCGGTGCCCGTCGACCCGGCCGCCCCCGATCCACTGGCACCCCCGATGCCACAGGATCCGGTGGCCCTGCCGCCGGTGGCTGACCCACTCGCTCCGCCCGCCGCGGATCCTGCCACGCCGGCGCCCGTCGTCAACTATGGCGCGCCCGCAGTCATCCCCGAGGGCACCCCGGCGGGGCAGAACCCGACCCCGTTCACGGGCGAACCGCCGTTCCTGCCGCCGAAATTCATCAACCCGGTCAACGGGTCGATGGTCGGCGTCGCCAAGCCCATCTACATCGAGTTCCAGCGGCCCATCGCCAACCGCAAAATGGCCGAGGACGCGATCCACATTTCGTCCAACCCGCCGGTTCCGGGCCGGTTCTACTGGGTCACCGACACCCAGGTGCGCTGGCGCCCGCAGGACTTCTGGCCGTCCAACACCGTGGTGAACATCGACGCCGCGGGCACTAAGTCCAGCTTCCGGGTGGGCGACTACCTGGTGGCCACGGTCGATGACAAGACCCACCAGATGGAGATCATGCGTAACGGGAAGCTGGAGAAGACCTTCCCGGTGTCGATGGGTAAGCCCGACGGCAAGCACGAGACCAAGAACGGCACGTACTACGTGCTGGAGAAGTTCCCGGACATCATCATGGATTCGGCGACCTACGGCGTGCCCAACACGTCGCCCGAGGGCTACAAGCTCAAGGTTCAGGACGCCGTCCGGATCGACAACAGCGGCATCTTCGTCCACAGCGCGCCGTGGTCGGTGGGTGATCAAGGCAAACGGAACGTCAGCCACGGCTGTATCAACCTCAGTCCCGCCAACGCCCAGTGGTTCTACGACAACTTCGGCAGCGGCGATCCCGTGGTGATCAAGAACTCCGTCGGTCTCTACAACGCGCCGGACGGCGCGTCGGACTGGCAGATGTTCTAA